One genomic segment of Alicycliphilus denitrificans K601 includes these proteins:
- a CDS encoding DUF484 family protein, translating into MTSSSSPVSPITEDDIAHFLVNTPGFFERHAELLASVTITSPHGQRAVSLHERQAEMLREKIKGLEHRVMDMVRHGHENAAIADKIHQWSRRLLAERDAAALPQAVEQGMQALFDVPQVALRLWGMAPGHAGQPFAQGVSEDVRSFASSLTMPFCGPNLGFEATAWLAQTGQVQSLALLPLRRGAIDSAEQPAFGLLVLGSPDPHRFEATMGTEFLARMAELASAALSRLL; encoded by the coding sequence ATGACCTCTTCCTCCTCCCCCGTTTCTCCCATCACCGAAGACGACATCGCGCATTTCCTGGTCAACACGCCGGGCTTCTTCGAGCGCCACGCCGAGCTGCTGGCCAGCGTCACCATCACCAGCCCGCACGGCCAGCGCGCCGTGAGCCTGCACGAGCGCCAGGCGGAGATGCTGCGCGAGAAGATCAAGGGCCTGGAGCACCGCGTCATGGACATGGTGCGCCACGGCCACGAGAACGCCGCCATCGCCGACAAGATCCACCAGTGGTCGCGCCGGCTGCTGGCCGAGCGCGACGCGGCCGCGCTGCCGCAGGCCGTGGAGCAGGGCATGCAGGCCCTGTTCGACGTGCCGCAGGTCGCACTGCGCCTGTGGGGCATGGCGCCCGGGCATGCCGGGCAGCCGTTCGCCCAGGGCGTGAGCGAGGACGTGCGCTCCTTCGCCTCGTCGCTGACCATGCCGTTCTGCGGCCCCAACCTGGGCTTCGAGGCCACGGCCTGGCTGGCGCAGACCGGCCAGGTGCAGTCGCTGGCCCTGCTGCCGCTGCGGCGCGGCGCCATCGACAGCGCCGAGCAGCCCGCCTTCGGCCTGCTGGTGCTGGGGTCGCCCGATCCGCACCGCTTCGAGGCCACCATGGGCACGGAATTCCTCGCGCGCATGGCCGAGCTGGCCAGCGCGGCACTGTCGCGGCTGCTTTGA
- a CDS encoding tyrosine recombinase XerC, which yields MQPETPQPPQLPPEALQYLEHVRVEKRLAARTLTLYTLDLQRLAAFAADAGLPLLRLTGAHVRRFVAQMHAAGRSGRGIALILSGWRGFYAWAARQGLVPHNPVQDVRAPKAPKPLPKALPVDEAVRLAEHEESGADPWLEARDAAIVELLYGCGLRVGELVGLDVAPSPAAHQQGRGWIDLQAGEAHVFGKGAKRRSVPVGRAAAEALRGWLAVRAQPFGGAAADAALFVGRRGARLSAQSVWLRLRQRSQRAGLTTPVHPHMLRHSFASHLLQSSGDLRAVQELLGHANITTTQVYTRLDFQHLARVYDQAHPRARRK from the coding sequence ATGCAGCCTGAAACTCCGCAGCCCCCGCAACTGCCGCCCGAGGCGCTGCAGTACCTGGAGCACGTGCGCGTGGAAAAGCGCTTGGCCGCGCGCACGCTCACGCTCTACACGCTGGACCTGCAGCGGCTGGCGGCCTTTGCCGCGGACGCGGGGCTGCCGCTCCTGCGGCTCACTGGCGCGCACGTCCGCCGCTTCGTCGCGCAGATGCATGCGGCGGGGCGCAGCGGGCGCGGCATCGCGCTCATCCTCTCGGGCTGGCGCGGCTTCTACGCCTGGGCCGCGCGCCAGGGCCTGGTGCCGCACAACCCGGTGCAGGACGTGCGCGCGCCCAAGGCGCCCAAGCCGCTGCCCAAGGCCCTGCCCGTGGACGAGGCGGTGCGCCTGGCCGAGCACGAGGAAAGCGGCGCCGACCCCTGGCTGGAGGCGCGCGACGCCGCCATCGTCGAGCTGCTCTACGGCTGCGGCCTGCGCGTGGGCGAGCTCGTGGGCCTGGACGTGGCGCCCAGCCCGGCCGCGCACCAGCAGGGGCGCGGCTGGATCGATCTGCAGGCGGGCGAGGCGCATGTGTTCGGCAAGGGAGCCAAGCGCCGCAGCGTGCCCGTGGGCCGGGCCGCCGCCGAGGCGCTGCGAGGCTGGCTGGCCGTGCGCGCCCAGCCTTTCGGCGGCGCGGCGGCGGATGCCGCGCTGTTCGTCGGCCGGCGCGGCGCGCGCCTGTCGGCGCAGTCCGTGTGGCTGCGCCTGCGCCAGCGCAGCCAGCGCGCGGGCCTGACCACGCCCGTGCACCCGCACATGCTGCGCCATTCGTTCGCCAGCCACCTGCTGCAGTCCAGCGGCGACCTGCGCGCCGTGCAGGAGCTGCTGGGCCACGCCAACATCACCACCACCCAGGTCTACACGCGGCTCGACTTCCAGCACTTGGCGCGGGTGTACGACCAGGCCCACCCGCGCGCGCGGCGCAAGTGA
- the dapF gene encoding diaminopimelate epimerase, with protein sequence MQIRFTKMQGAGNDFVVLDETRERLGLTPAQYRFLADRHFGVGADQILTVRPSPAEGIDFEYLIHNADGGQVQQCGNGARCFARYVRDKGLTAKDRIRVQTMAGVIAPELTADGRVTVDMGRPVLDPARLPFDTAGLVPVPQGSVKKWPLALDGQAPQATVMIVAVSMGNPHAVQLVDDVDSAPVARTGPLIEGHPRFPQRVNAGYLQVVGRTEVRLRVYERGAGETLACGTGACAAVVAGIGLGLLDARVDVHTRGGLLTIAWAGGLQDPVFMTGPATTVFEGQIDIPETP encoded by the coding sequence ATGCAGATCCGCTTCACCAAGATGCAGGGCGCGGGCAACGACTTCGTGGTGCTCGACGAGACCCGGGAGCGCCTGGGCCTCACGCCCGCGCAGTACCGCTTCCTGGCCGACCGCCACTTCGGCGTGGGGGCCGACCAGATCCTCACCGTGCGCCCCTCGCCCGCCGAGGGCATCGACTTCGAATACCTGATCCACAACGCCGACGGCGGCCAGGTGCAGCAGTGCGGCAACGGCGCGCGCTGCTTCGCGCGCTACGTGCGCGACAAGGGGCTCACCGCCAAGGACCGGATCCGCGTGCAGACCATGGCCGGCGTGATCGCGCCCGAGCTCACCGCCGACGGGCGCGTGACGGTGGACATGGGCCGCCCGGTGCTCGACCCCGCGCGCCTGCCGTTCGACACCGCGGGCCTCGTGCCCGTGCCGCAGGGTTCTGTAAAAAAATGGCCTCTGGCGCTGGATGGACAAGCGCCGCAAGCTACCGTAATGATAGTGGCCGTGTCCATGGGCAACCCGCATGCCGTGCAACTGGTCGATGACGTGGACAGCGCCCCCGTGGCCCGCACCGGCCCGCTGATCGAGGGCCACCCGCGCTTCCCGCAGCGCGTGAACGCGGGCTACCTGCAGGTCGTGGGCCGCACCGAGGTGCGCCTGCGCGTGTACGAGCGCGGCGCGGGCGAGACCCTGGCCTGCGGTACGGGCGCCTGTGCGGCCGTGGTCGCGGGCATCGGCCTGGGCCTGCTCGACGCGCGCGTGGACGTGCATACGCGCGGCGGCCTGCTCACCATCGCCTGGGCCGGCGGGCTGCAAGACCCCGTGTTCATGACCGGCCCCGCCACCACCGTTTTCGAAGGCCAGATCGACATTCCCGAGACACCATGA